A region from the Mucilaginibacter sp. CSA2-8R genome encodes:
- a CDS encoding polyprenyl synthetase family protein, with protein sequence MLSLNEIKRPIAAEIDVFEEKFKASMQSSVPLLDRITHYIVKRKGKQIRPMFVFFAASLCGGINESTYRGAALVELVHTASLVHDDVVDNSYQRRGFFSINALWKNKIAVLVGDFLLTKGMLLSLDHNDFDLLKILSNAVKQMSEGELLQVEKARKTNTDESVYYEVIRQKTASLIASCCACGASSAGADAETIEKMRLFGEKIGIAFQIKDDMFDFGTDDVGKPLGIDIKEKKITLPLIYALNNSKSGDKKRIISLVKKHNDDPEKIAEIIRFVQQNGGLTYAESQMQKFQNEAFDILNTFAPGEARTGLEQLVRYTTERKK encoded by the coding sequence ATGCTGAGCCTCAACGAGATAAAAAGACCCATTGCTGCCGAAATTGATGTTTTTGAGGAGAAGTTCAAGGCATCAATGCAAAGCTCTGTTCCCCTGCTTGACCGTATTACACATTATATTGTAAAGCGTAAGGGTAAGCAAATTAGGCCGATGTTTGTATTTTTTGCGGCCAGTTTGTGCGGTGGTATCAATGAGTCTACGTACCGGGGCGCTGCTTTGGTTGAGCTTGTGCATACGGCATCACTGGTGCATGACGATGTGGTAGACAACTCTTACCAGCGCCGCGGTTTTTTTTCTATCAATGCTTTGTGGAAAAATAAGATTGCGGTTTTAGTTGGCGACTTTTTGCTTACCAAAGGTATGTTGCTCTCGTTAGATCATAATGATTTTGACCTGCTTAAAATACTCTCTAACGCGGTAAAGCAAATGAGCGAAGGCGAGTTGCTGCAGGTTGAAAAGGCGCGTAAAACCAATACTGACGAAAGTGTTTACTACGAAGTGATCCGCCAAAAAACGGCTTCTTTAATTGCTTCATGCTGTGCCTGTGGGGCTTCATCTGCCGGCGCTGATGCCGAAACCATAGAGAAGATGCGCCTGTTTGGTGAAAAGATTGGCATTGCGTTTCAGATTAAAGATGATATGTTTGATTTTGGAACCGATGATGTAGGCAAACCGTTGGGTATCGATATCAAAGAAAAGAAAATCACACTGCCACTGATCTATGCACTTAACAACAGCAAGTCGGGCGATAAAAAGCGAATTATCAGTTTGGTGAAAAAGCATAATGACGATCCGGAAAAAATAGCTGAAATCATCCGCTTTGTGCAGCAGAACGGCGGTCTGACCTACGCCGAAAGCCAGATGCAAAAGTTTCAGAACGAAGCTTTCGACATTTTGAACACCTTTGCGCCCGGTGAGGCCCGTACAGGTTTAGAGCAGTTGGTAAGGTACACCACCGAGCGGAAGAAATAG
- a CDS encoding Gfo/Idh/MocA family oxidoreductase, with the protein MKNINQLMQSLMGIESGCNRREFLENTGKGLLAATVIGELASCTADAQNMSGAGTRKALADTIRVDVPSQHAPTERKQESGATMVPPKERIGYAIVGIGELTMGQIMPAFGSCKYAKPVALVSGDAAKAKKVADQHGIPEKNIYSYQNFDQIKNNPEIDAVYIVLPNSMHEEFTIRAAKAGKHVLCEKPMATSSKEAQNMIDACKKAGKKLMIAYRIQYEPNNRLMMQWTRDKHFGQVKVINSVNVQNIGNPNQWRLKKALAGGGSLPDIGLYCINTNRFLTGEEPYMVSAVEHTDANDPRFKEVEDKIMWQMFFPSGTIANNTAAYSVHDSKHYRCYAENGGWFGMDPAFNYNGLKIEASQAQGKQEIKQNIILGEKQQFALEMDHFAQCIMENKEPYTPGEEGLQDQKIMEAIYESAKSGKPVKLASISTKDTFRHEQNAPKES; encoded by the coding sequence ATGAAAAATATTAACCAGCTCATGCAATCGTTAATGGGCATTGAATCCGGTTGTAACCGCCGCGAATTTTTAGAAAATACCGGTAAAGGCTTATTGGCAGCTACTGTGATTGGTGAACTGGCCTCGTGCACTGCCGATGCCCAAAACATGAGCGGGGCGGGTACGCGTAAAGCACTGGCAGATACCATCCGTGTAGATGTGCCCAGCCAACATGCTCCTACTGAGCGCAAGCAGGAATCAGGCGCTACCATGGTGCCGCCTAAAGAACGTATTGGCTACGCTATTGTAGGGATTGGAGAGCTTACCATGGGGCAAATTATGCCTGCTTTCGGCTCGTGCAAGTATGCTAAACCCGTAGCGCTGGTTAGCGGCGATGCTGCCAAGGCTAAGAAAGTGGCTGATCAGCATGGCATCCCCGAAAAAAACATTTACAGTTACCAGAACTTCGACCAGATAAAAAATAACCCGGAAATTGATGCCGTATATATTGTGCTGCCTAATAGTATGCACGAAGAGTTTACCATACGCGCAGCTAAAGCCGGCAAGCATGTGTTATGCGAAAAACCAATGGCCACGTCGAGTAAAGAAGCCCAGAACATGATTGATGCTTGTAAAAAAGCCGGTAAAAAGCTGATGATTGCCTACCGCATACAATATGAGCCCAACAACCGTCTGATGATGCAATGGACACGTGATAAGCATTTCGGCCAAGTAAAAGTGATTAATTCGGTTAACGTGCAAAACATTGGCAACCCCAACCAATGGCGGTTAAAAAAAGCCTTAGCTGGTGGTGGCTCATTGCCCGACATTGGCTTATACTGCATTAACACCAACCGTTTTTTAACCGGCGAAGAACCCTACATGGTATCTGCTGTAGAACATACTGACGCAAACGACCCACGATTTAAAGAGGTAGAAGATAAAATAATGTGGCAAATGTTTTTCCCGAGCGGAACTATCGCTAATAACACCGCCGCTTATAGTGTACACGACTCTAAGCATTACCGCTGCTATGCCGAAAACGGAGGTTGGTTTGGTATGGACCCGGCGTTTAATTACAACGGCCTAAAGATAGAAGCCTCACAAGCACAGGGTAAGCAAGAAATTAAACAGAATATTATTTTAGGCGAAAAGCAGCAGTTTGCTTTAGAAATGGATCACTTTGCCCAATGTATTATGGAAAATAAAGAGCCATACACGCCGGGCGAAGAAGGATTACAAGATCAAAAAATCATGGAAGCCATCTATGAATCGGCCAAAAGCGGCAAACCCGTAAAACTCGCCAGCATCAGTACCAAAGACACTTTCCGTCACGAACAAAACGCCCCTAAAGAATCATAG
- a CDS encoding ATP-binding cassette domain-containing protein yields the protein MSIVAEGLTKIYGRQTAVNGISFKAGQGVLGFLGPNGAGKSTTMKMLTGFLPQSSGKAKVCGFDIITQALQVKTQIGYLPESNPLYTDMYVKEALQFIAGIHQLHNPVQRIAEVIEQTGLGPEQHKKINQLSKGYRQRVGLAQAILHNPEVLILDEPTSGLDPNQLIGIRQLIRDLGKTKTVILSTHIMQEVEATCNRVIIINKGNIVADNELDVLKASHQGKSLEDIFIHLTN from the coding sequence ATGAGCATTGTTGCAGAGGGTTTAACTAAAATATATGGGCGGCAAACCGCTGTAAACGGCATCAGCTTTAAAGCCGGACAAGGCGTGCTTGGCTTTTTGGGCCCGAATGGTGCAGGTAAATCTACCACCATGAAAATGCTGACCGGATTTTTGCCGCAAAGCTCGGGTAAAGCCAAGGTTTGTGGTTTTGATATCATTACCCAGGCGTTGCAGGTAAAAACTCAAATCGGCTATTTGCCTGAGAGTAATCCCCTTTATACCGACATGTATGTTAAAGAAGCCCTGCAGTTTATAGCCGGCATACATCAGCTGCACAACCCTGTGCAACGCATTGCCGAAGTAATTGAGCAAACGGGGTTAGGGCCCGAGCAGCACAAAAAGATAAACCAGTTATCTAAGGGTTACCGGCAGCGTGTTGGCCTGGCTCAGGCTATTTTGCATAACCCTGAGGTTTTAATATTGGATGAGCCCACTTCCGGGCTCGACCCCAACCAGTTAATCGGGATCCGGCAGCTCATCCGCGATTTGGGTAAAACCAAAACCGTTATCTTATCTACCCATATTATGCAGGAAGTAGAAGCAACCTGCAATCGTGTAATCATCATCAATAAAGGAAATATTGTGGCTGATAATGAGCTTGATGTTTTGAAGGCATCGCACCAGGGCAAAAGCCTGGAAGATATTTTTATACATTTGACTAATTAA
- a CDS encoding DUF4397 domain-containing protein, which produces MRKIKLNFKQAIRYAMVVLGCVTLLSACKKEDQYNFDDAVPAYVNFINASTDAGSAQLYVQDILRTPTAVSYGNASGYYKTYLGAQDVAVKKPDGTSTLIASTGQFDANASYTYFLVGQSGSLGLVNITDDLVAPASGKAKIRFVNAASNVNAANLNLGSSTVASGVAFKGVSSSIEVSAGSYVLTVSGTPFISSALNTTFESGKIYTVYAKGLAYATGNSALSVGVFTNK; this is translated from the coding sequence ATGAGAAAAATCAAACTGAATTTTAAGCAAGCGATACGCTATGCCATGGTTGTACTAGGTTGCGTTACCTTGCTATCGGCCTGTAAAAAAGAAGACCAGTACAATTTTGATGATGCGGTTCCGGCCTATGTTAACTTTATTAATGCCAGCACCGATGCAGGCAGTGCGCAATTGTATGTGCAGGATATTTTAAGAACCCCGACAGCGGTAAGTTATGGCAATGCATCCGGCTATTACAAAACCTATTTAGGTGCGCAGGATGTAGCCGTTAAAAAACCCGACGGAACCAGTACCCTAATCGCATCAACCGGGCAATTTGACGCTAACGCCAGCTATACTTATTTTTTGGTAGGACAGAGCGGTAGTTTGGGGTTGGTTAACATTACCGATGATTTAGTTGCACCAGCTTCGGGTAAGGCCAAAATCCGTTTTGTAAATGCGGCATCTAATGTAAACGCTGCTAATTTAAATTTAGGCAGCAGTACAGTAGCATCAGGCGTTGCTTTTAAAGGTGTATCGTCGTCTATCGAGGTTAGTGCCGGTTCGTACGTATTAACGGTAAGCGGTACTCCTTTTATATCGTCGGCGCTAAATACAACGTTTGAGAGCGGTAAGATTTACACAGTATATGCTAAAGGTTTAGCGTATGCCACAGGTAACTCTGCCCTTAGCGTAGGCGTTTTTACCAATAAATAA
- the gldG gene encoding gliding motility-associated ABC transporter substrate-binding protein GldG, producing the protein MFSILKKEISLYLSSLVAYITIGVFLLVLGLFLWVFPESSIIEYGYAGLESLFSTAPYLFMFLIPAITMRSLAEERREGTLELLATRPLTNWQIVLGKYLASLLLIVFALVPTLIYVYSVWVLGNPQGNLDTGAVIGSYVGLFLLGAAFASIGLFASAVSKNQIIAFTIAVFLCYFVYSGFDSLSQLLSLQNYDVQSLGITRHYESVSRGVLDTRDLAYFMLLSGIFLGLTLLTLSIQRQQKIKYTALPVLLGVLVAIALLSALTFTRFDFTKEKRFTLSGVSRNVMDSLSQPVKVTVYLQGSDLPGGMKRLQQATRDMLNDLRAYSHRRLQFEFVNPLEGKNQQEQEQAVQDMQSQGLQPTNLSVKTENGVSQKIIFPAALVTAGDKQLGVSLLQTRMGLSPDAVLNNSVQNLEYAFTSTINKVTNGGRPRVALSTGHEELTGLQLNNDDGFEVRPVDLKDVPFDTLKTVKLLIVLKPEKPFTEAEKFKIDQYLMHGGRILWAIDRVSAELDSLRGHGGEQLAFAKQLNLDDQLFKYGVRINYDLIADLNCAQIPISTGNVGGQAQIQMLPWLFYPIFMPLGKHPIVKNLEGIRSEFASTIDLLPVKNIRQTVLLTSSPYNKKFSVPYLLSLQAVEQEPDPRAFQSTPKLTGVLLEGKFTSVFQNRPIPQGITENIPVLSESKPAKMIVLSDGDILKNQVSSDGSPFPLGFDRYTQQTYGNKNLLLNIADYMTDDSGLISLRNKEIKLRLLNRARVRSEKTYWQLVNTVVPLGLVLIFAIFQHYYRRRKYAH; encoded by the coding sequence ATGTTCAGTATCTTAAAAAAAGAAATCAGCCTGTATCTGAGTTCGCTGGTGGCCTATATAACTATCGGTGTTTTTTTACTGGTACTGGGTTTGTTTTTATGGGTTTTCCCGGAGTCGAGCATCATCGAGTATGGTTATGCCGGGCTGGAAAGCTTGTTTAGCACAGCGCCTTACCTGTTTATGTTTCTTATTCCAGCCATCACCATGCGCTCGCTGGCCGAGGAGCGCCGTGAGGGGACGCTCGAGTTACTGGCTACCCGCCCCTTAACCAACTGGCAAATTGTGCTGGGGAAGTACCTGGCAAGTTTGTTGCTAATTGTTTTCGCGCTGGTTCCAACGCTCATTTATGTATACTCCGTGTGGGTTTTGGGTAACCCACAGGGTAATCTGGATACAGGTGCGGTAATCGGGTCTTACGTTGGTTTGTTTCTGTTAGGGGCTGCCTTTGCTTCAATAGGGCTGTTTGCCTCGGCGGTAAGCAAAAACCAGATTATTGCATTCACCATAGCTGTATTTTTATGCTACTTCGTTTACAGTGGTTTTGATTCGCTGAGCCAACTGCTGTCGTTACAAAACTACGATGTGCAAAGCCTGGGCATTACCCGGCATTACGAGTCGGTGAGCCGTGGCGTGCTGGATACCCGCGACTTGGCTTACTTTATGCTGCTTTCAGGCATATTTCTCGGTCTTACCTTACTAACGCTGAGCATCCAGCGGCAGCAAAAAATAAAATATACGGCACTGCCGGTGCTTTTGGGAGTGCTGGTTGCCATCGCACTTTTATCTGCACTAACCTTTACACGATTCGATTTTACTAAAGAGAAGCGTTTTACCCTATCGGGCGTGAGCCGTAATGTGATGGATAGTTTGTCGCAGCCGGTTAAGGTAACGGTGTATTTGCAGGGCAGCGACTTGCCCGGTGGCATGAAGCGCCTGCAGCAGGCCACCCGCGATATGTTGAACGACTTGCGGGCTTATAGCCATAGGCGCTTGCAGTTTGAATTTGTAAACCCTTTAGAAGGTAAAAACCAACAAGAGCAGGAACAGGCGGTGCAAGACATGCAGTCGCAAGGTTTGCAGCCTACCAACCTAAGCGTTAAAACCGAAAACGGCGTATCGCAAAAAATTATATTCCCGGCGGCTTTAGTTACCGCAGGCGATAAGCAATTAGGCGTGTCACTGTTGCAAACACGTATGGGGCTATCGCCCGATGCCGTGCTGAACAACTCGGTACAAAATCTCGAGTATGCTTTTACCTCAACCATTAATAAAGTAACTAATGGGGGCAGGCCGCGGGTAGCGCTTAGCACTGGGCACGAGGAGTTAACTGGTTTGCAATTGAATAATGATGATGGTTTTGAGGTTAGGCCTGTTGACCTTAAAGATGTGCCGTTTGATACTCTCAAAACTGTAAAGTTACTTATAGTGCTTAAGCCGGAAAAACCATTTACCGAAGCCGAAAAGTTTAAGATAGACCAATACCTGATGCATGGCGGCCGTATACTATGGGCCATTGACCGAGTTAGTGCCGAACTGGATAGCTTGCGCGGGCACGGCGGTGAGCAGCTGGCCTTTGCCAAGCAGCTCAACCTCGACGACCAATTGTTTAAATACGGTGTGCGTATTAATTATGATTTGATAGCCGATTTAAACTGCGCACAAATACCGATAAGCACCGGCAACGTAGGCGGACAAGCGCAGATACAAATGCTGCCTTGGCTATTTTATCCTATTTTTATGCCTTTGGGCAAACATCCCATCGTTAAAAACCTGGAAGGTATACGCAGCGAGTTTGCCAGTACTATTGATTTACTGCCGGTAAAAAACATACGTCAAACGGTGTTACTTACTTCATCGCCTTACAATAAAAAATTCAGCGTGCCGTACCTATTATCGTTACAGGCGGTAGAGCAGGAGCCCGATCCGCGGGCGTTTCAAAGTACGCCTAAATTAACAGGTGTGCTGCTGGAGGGTAAGTTTACGTCAGTTTTTCAAAACCGGCCCATACCGCAGGGCATCACCGAAAATATACCTGTGCTTAGCGAAAGTAAGCCTGCAAAAATGATTGTGTTGAGCGATGGGGATATATTGAAAAACCAGGTAAGCAGTGATGGTTCGCCTTTTCCGTTAGGTTTTGACCGTTACACGCAGCAAACCTATGGCAATAAAAATCTGTTGCTTAATATAGCTGATTACATGACCGACGACTCGGGTTTAATCAGCCTGCGTAATAAAGAAATTAAGCTGCGTTTACTCAACCGTGCACGCGTACGTAGCGAAAAAACTTACTGGCAACTGGTGAATACCGTAGTGCCATTAGGGCTCGTGTTAATATTTGCAATTTTTCAACATTATTACCGCAGGCGTAAGTATGCCCATTAA
- the dnaN gene encoding DNA polymerase III subunit beta: MRFIVSTLTLLKQLQAVSGALSNSTVLPILENFLFEIKDGHLTISATDLQTSMTTSLSVEAKENGRIAIPSRILLDTLKSLPEQPIAFSVDDKTFAIEISAGDGKYKLSGENGEDFPKIPVVENASSVNLPASVLAEAINKTIFAVSNDELRPAMTGVFCQLSTQHLTFVSTDAHKLVRYRRKDAQAATNTSFILPKKALNLLKSALPSDDVNVSVEYNNTSAFFKFGNINLVCRLIDERYPDYEAVIPQSNPNKMTIDRHSFLGSLQRVAIYANKTTHQVRLKLSGSELNISSEDIDFANEAHERLSCQYEGEDLEIGFNARFLIEMLKNLSSEEVALHMSTPNRAGLLLPQGGDDNEDVLMLVMPVMLNNYA, encoded by the coding sequence ATGAGATTCATTGTTTCGACATTAACATTACTGAAGCAATTACAGGCGGTAAGTGGCGCTTTAAGCAACAGTACAGTACTGCCCATACTGGAAAACTTTTTATTCGAGATTAAAGATGGCCATCTGACCATCTCGGCTACCGACCTGCAGACCAGCATGACCACCTCGCTTTCGGTCGAAGCCAAAGAAAATGGTCGTATTGCTATCCCGTCGCGTATTTTGTTAGATACCCTTAAATCATTACCCGAGCAGCCCATTGCCTTTTCGGTTGATGATAAAACCTTTGCTATCGAAATCAGCGCCGGCGACGGTAAGTATAAACTGAGCGGCGAGAACGGTGAAGATTTTCCTAAAATTCCGGTGGTTGAAAATGCATCGTCGGTTAATTTACCGGCATCAGTTTTAGCCGAGGCTATCAATAAAACCATTTTTGCAGTAAGTAACGATGAGCTGCGCCCGGCCATGACAGGGGTATTCTGCCAGTTATCTACCCAGCACTTAACTTTTGTGTCTACCGATGCCCATAAATTGGTTCGCTATCGTCGTAAAGATGCACAAGCCGCCACTAATACTTCATTCATCTTACCTAAAAAAGCGCTTAACTTATTAAAGTCAGCTTTGCCATCTGATGATGTGAATGTATCGGTAGAGTATAACAACACCAGTGCATTCTTCAAATTTGGTAACATCAACCTGGTTTGCCGTTTAATTGATGAGCGCTACCCGGATTATGAAGCTGTTATTCCGCAAAGCAATCCTAACAAAATGACTATCGACCGTCATTCGTTTTTAGGCTCGTTGCAGCGTGTTGCTATTTATGCTAACAAAACTACCCACCAGGTACGTTTAAAACTCAGCGGCAGCGAATTGAATATCTCCTCAGAAGATATTGATTTTGCTAATGAGGCTCACGAGCGTTTAAGCTGCCAGTATGAGGGCGAGGATTTGGAAATTGGTTTTAATGCACGCTTTTTAATTGAGATGCTTAAAAACTTAAGCAGCGAAGAGGTTGCCTTACACATGTCAACCCCTAACCGTGCTGGCCTGTTACTGCCACAGGGTGGCGATGATAATGAAGATGTATTAATGCTGGTTATGCCGGTAATGCTGAATAACTACGCTTAA
- a CDS encoding DedA family protein — protein sequence MEIIKNLIDFILHIDHHLVQITNQYQGWTYLILFLIIFAETGFVVTPFLPGDSLLFAAGALIATGNSGLDIYLLAIILIIAAFLGNTVNYKLGQFLGVRVFKPENKVLKLDYYLKTKAFFDKHGGKAVIFSRFMPIIRTIAPFVAGVGRMPFGRYSLYNLVGGVAWIVTFLFLGYLLGNVPFFKKNFSLIALGIVAVSLLPPIVAALRSRFSRTSA from the coding sequence TTGGAAATTATAAAAAACCTGATTGATTTTATACTGCACATAGATCACCATCTGGTGCAAATTACCAATCAATATCAAGGCTGGACCTACCTTATCTTATTCCTGATTATTTTTGCGGAAACCGGTTTTGTGGTAACTCCATTTTTACCCGGCGACTCATTGCTTTTTGCCGCAGGCGCACTAATCGCAACCGGTAACTCAGGTTTGGATATATACCTGCTTGCTATTATTTTGATTATCGCTGCATTTTTAGGCAATACTGTAAATTATAAATTAGGCCAGTTTTTGGGTGTCCGTGTATTTAAGCCCGAAAACAAGGTGCTTAAACTCGACTATTATTTAAAAACCAAAGCTTTTTTTGATAAGCATGGTGGTAAAGCCGTAATTTTTAGCCGGTTTATGCCTATCATCCGTACCATTGCTCCCTTTGTAGCTGGGGTAGGCCGTATGCCTTTTGGTCGTTATAGCCTGTATAACCTGGTAGGCGGGGTGGCTTGGATAGTTACTTTTTTGTTTTTGGGCTACTTGTTAGGCAACGTGCCTTTCTTTAAAAAGAACTTCTCGTTAATTGCCTTAGGTATTGTGGCGGTTTCGTTATTGCCGCCCATTGTGGCTGCGTTAAGGAGTCGGTTTTCCCGCACTTCGGCCTAA
- the rpsT gene encoding 30S ribosomal protein S20: MANHKSAIKRIRANAAKRLRNRYQAKTTRNAIKKLRGSTSKAEAAPLLTTVISMLDRLAKKNVIHKNKASNNKSKLTKFVNGLQ, encoded by the coding sequence ATGGCAAATCATAAATCAGCAATTAAAAGAATCCGGGCCAACGCTGCGAAGCGTCTGCGTAACAGATATCAGGCTAAAACCACCAGAAACGCTATCAAGAAATTAAGAGGCTCAACTTCTAAAGCTGAGGCAGCCCCTTTACTGACTACAGTAATTTCAATGCTTGACCGTTTAGCCAAGAAAAACGTAATACACAAAAACAAAGCTTCAAACAATAAGTCAAAGCTGACTAAGTTTGTAAACGGCTTACAATAA
- a CDS encoding DUF4397 domain-containing protein has product MLKKGSVFYFLFLLNASVLLFAALISCSKNNTSIPTSSNVRLQVIQLSPNSYTANLFMANLRVGTSSFSYGNTPNYFYLPRTDTALQIRISRDSVQAFNNDTKLLDNKRYSLFFLGLYGDTTSARKLRTLVTTDDAEELPPVGKGGKLRFLNGSPNTNGSFDIWANGSLLIKGVAFAKVSNFTTLPAGNYTFRVYQANTSVNSIGELANVTVQDGRLYTLYSRGLVGRAVSDTAAFNLSVVPNNPTVY; this is encoded by the coding sequence ATGCTCAAAAAAGGTAGCGTTTTTTATTTCTTGTTTTTGCTTAATGCGAGTGTTTTGCTTTTTGCTGCGCTGATATCGTGCAGTAAAAACAATACATCCATACCAACCAGTTCAAATGTACGGCTGCAGGTGATACAGTTGAGCCCTAACTCATATACTGCAAATTTGTTTATGGCTAATTTGCGCGTAGGTACAAGTAGCTTTAGCTATGGTAATACACCAAATTATTTTTATTTACCACGTACCGATACCGCTTTGCAGATACGTATCTCGCGGGATAGCGTCCAAGCATTTAATAATGACACTAAGCTATTGGATAATAAGCGGTACAGTTTGTTTTTTTTGGGGCTATATGGTGATACTACCTCAGCCAGAAAATTACGCACCCTGGTTACTACTGATGATGCCGAAGAACTGCCGCCAGTTGGTAAAGGTGGTAAATTGCGCTTCCTAAACGGATCTCCTAACACAAACGGCTCTTTTGATATCTGGGCTAACGGAAGCTTGTTAATTAAAGGAGTTGCTTTTGCAAAGGTGTCAAACTTTACAACTTTGCCTGCAGGCAACTATACTTTCCGAGTTTACCAAGCCAATACTTCTGTTAACAGTATAGGCGAATTAGCTAACGTAACCGTGCAAGACGGGCGGTTATATACTCTGTATTCGCGAGGGTTAGTAGGGCGGGCCGTGTCAGATACTGCTGCTTTTAATCTTTCGGTAGTACCTAATAACCCTACGGTTTACTAA
- a CDS encoding zinc dependent phospholipase C family protein, with the protein MKFFIRSLLLCALLPLCSSWGFYAHYRINRLAIFTLPKGMSTFYQANITYITEHAISPDRRRYVDSTEIPRHYFDADHFGKDPFHTMPQKWKDAVQKYTVDTLYKYGTLPWTIQYNYYQLVDAFKNKDTSAILHYSAYLGHYVADACVPLHLTLNHDGQLTHQEGIHALWESRLPEQFSSKYNYYMGKAKYLENPLWQAFILCRNSFKSADSVLKIQRQIDGVFPADKKYEITLRGKRQINDYSAAYCKAYHQALKGMVQRRMRLALLNVGSYWYSAWVDAGQPDLNKLIDPALSLADRQQAAREAALYKLGQIAPLPDYGKVNKPLPPTPQELGRSAGKPTP; encoded by the coding sequence TTGAAATTTTTTATACGCAGCCTATTGCTTTGCGCTTTGCTACCACTGTGCTCTTCGTGGGGCTTTTATGCGCATTACCGCATTAACCGGCTGGCTATATTTACCCTGCCTAAGGGCATGAGCACATTTTATCAGGCCAATATTACTTACATCACCGAACACGCCATCAGTCCCGACCGGCGCCGGTATGTAGACTCGACCGAAATACCACGGCATTATTTTGATGCCGATCATTTTGGGAAAGATCCGTTCCATACCATGCCGCAAAAGTGGAAAGATGCAGTGCAAAAATATACGGTAGATACGCTTTACAAGTATGGCACCCTACCCTGGACTATTCAATACAATTATTACCAGCTGGTTGATGCCTTTAAAAACAAAGACACCAGCGCCATATTGCATTACTCTGCTTACTTAGGCCATTATGTAGCCGATGCATGTGTACCACTGCATTTAACACTAAACCACGACGGGCAACTTACCCACCAGGAGGGTATACATGCCTTGTGGGAAAGCCGCCTGCCCGAGCAATTTAGCAGCAAGTATAATTACTATATGGGTAAAGCCAAATACCTGGAGAACCCATTATGGCAGGCCTTTATTTTATGCCGCAATTCGTTTAAAAGCGCCGATTCTGTTTTAAAGATACAACGGCAGATTGACGGGGTGTTTCCGGCTGATAAAAAATATGAGATAACTTTGAGAGGTAAACGGCAGATTAATGATTACTCGGCAGCTTATTGCAAAGCCTACCACCAGGCACTTAAAGGCATGGTGCAGCGCCGCATGCGACTGGCCCTGCTCAATGTAGGCAGTTACTGGTACTCGGCTTGGGTTGATGCCGGGCAGCCTGACTTAAATAAGCTCATTGACCCTGCATTAAGCTTAGCCGATAGGCAGCAAGCTGCCCGCGAAGCTGCGTTGTATAAATTAGGCCAGATAGCGCCATTACCGGACTATGGCAAAGTAAATAAACCCTTACCGCCGACACCTCAGGAGTTAGGCCGAAGTGCGGGAAAACCGACTCCTTAA
- a CDS encoding DUF4397 domain-containing protein: protein MIKKVFFTGLCAASLYLLAACVKNDPPPANNPNVSVDVVNASSSIINFYIDGARQSIITGINPLASNGYVQTASGARTFTFKQLFNTDSFKNADTLFSLPVPLDYRKDTLSTTYRYSVFLSGLARNTAFVLRDTLQADSKNAKVRFVTSSPSMPAFRVFFNDTLVYNSSTFKSVKGFRPFSASIKRVDIKPVNGNNILYTTNITVLAGRSYTLFTQDESTSTKFRAGLITNQ from the coding sequence ATGATTAAAAAAGTATTTTTTACCGGTTTATGCGCGGCAAGCTTGTACTTGCTGGCTGCCTGCGTAAAAAATGATCCGCCTCCGGCAAATAATCCTAATGTTAGTGTTGATGTAGTTAATGCATCAAGTTCGATTATTAACTTTTACATAGATGGTGCCCGGCAAAGTATTATAACCGGTATAAACCCATTAGCCAGCAATGGCTATGTGCAGACAGCTTCTGGTGCCCGGACTTTTACTTTTAAACAGCTTTTTAACACCGACAGCTTTAAAAATGCAGATACGCTATTTTCTTTGCCCGTGCCGTTAGATTATAGAAAAGATACTTTAAGCACTACCTACCGCTATTCTGTATTTTTGAGTGGCTTGGCACGCAATACGGCTTTTGTGTTAAGGGACACCTTACAGGCTGATAGTAAAAATGCGAAAGTAAGATTTGTAACGTCATCGCCATCCATGCCTGCCTTCAGGGTGTTTTTTAATGATACCTTAGTATATAATTCTTCAACCTTTAAATCGGTTAAGGGTTTCCGTCCTTTTAGTGCAAGTATTAAAAGGGTAGATATTAAGCCGGTTAACGGCAATAATATTTTATATACCACTAACATTACGGTTTTGGCGGGCAGGTCATATACTTTGTTTACACAGGATGAAAGTACCAGCACGAAGTTCAGGGCAGGGCTAATCACTAACCAATAA